A single window of bacterium DNA harbors:
- the glmS gene encoding glutamine--fructose-6-phosphate transaminase (isomerizing), translating into KKLVGARNGSPMVVGIGDNEFFLASDVAAILAHTRQVIYLDDHEMVVIDEGQFHTKTIRNEMVEKSVQEVTWDLESIEKGGYEHFMLKEITEQPTTIRNSFRGRLIQDEGKAKLGGLIHNLDELRAADRIIFLACGTSWHAALIGEYMIERLARIPVEVEYASEFRYRNPIIGEHNVAWAISQSGETVDTLAAMREARTKGAKALGLVNVVGSTIARESDGGVYIHAGPEIGVASTKAFTSQVTVFAIIALLLGRMRNLSKDQGQELVRELQAIPEKVEGILTMDAKIREIAEIYAGANNFLYLGRGINFPVALEGALKLKEISYVHAEGYPAAEMKHGPIALIDANMPVVFVSPRGNNEKILGNMEEVRARKGKIIAVVNQGDAAAASLAEHVIAIPETVEYLSPLLTVIPLQLLAYHIAILRGCNVDQPRNLAKSVTVE; encoded by the coding sequence AAAAAGCTGGTCGGCGCCCGCAACGGCAGTCCGATGGTCGTCGGCATCGGCGACAACGAGTTCTTCCTCGCCAGCGACGTCGCCGCCATCCTCGCCCACACGCGGCAGGTCATCTACCTCGACGACCACGAGATGGTGGTGATCGACGAGGGCCAGTTCCACACGAAGACCATCCGCAACGAGATGGTCGAGAAGAGCGTGCAGGAGGTGACCTGGGATCTCGAGAGCATCGAGAAGGGCGGCTACGAGCACTTCATGCTCAAGGAGATCACCGAGCAGCCGACGACGATCCGCAATTCCTTCCGCGGTCGCCTGATCCAGGACGAGGGCAAGGCCAAGCTCGGCGGGCTGATCCACAACCTGGACGAGCTGCGCGCGGCCGACCGCATCATCTTCCTCGCCTGCGGGACGAGCTGGCATGCCGCCCTCATCGGCGAGTACATGATCGAGCGGCTCGCGCGCATCCCGGTCGAGGTCGAGTACGCCTCGGAGTTCCGCTACCGCAACCCGATCATCGGCGAGCACAACGTCGCCTGGGCGATCAGCCAGTCCGGCGAGACGGTGGACACCCTCGCGGCGATGCGCGAAGCCCGCACCAAGGGCGCCAAGGCCCTCGGCCTCGTCAACGTGGTCGGCAGCACGATCGCGCGCGAGAGCGACGGCGGCGTCTACATCCACGCCGGGCCGGAGATCGGCGTCGCCTCGACCAAGGCCTTCACGAGCCAGGTGACGGTGTTCGCGATCATCGCCCTCCTGCTCGGGCGCATGCGCAACCTGTCCAAGGACCAGGGACAGGAACTCGTGCGCGAGCTGCAGGCGATCCCCGAGAAGGTCGAGGGAATCCTGACGATGGACGCCAAGATCCGCGAGATCGCCGAGATCTACGCGGGGGCGAACAACTTCCTCTACCTCGGCCGCGGGATCAACTTCCCGGTCGCGCTCGAGGGCGCCCTCAAGCTGAAGGAGATCAGCTACGTGCACGCCGAGGGCTACCCGGCGGCCGAGATGAAGCACGGCCCGATCGCGCTCATCGACGCCAACATGCCGGTCGTCTTCGTCAGTCCGCGCGGGAACAACGAGAAGATCCTCGGCAACATGGAAGAGGTGCGGGCGCGCAAGGGCAAGATCATCGCCGTCGTCAACCAGGGCGACGCGGCGGCGGCCAGCCTCGCCGAGCACGTGATCGCGATCCCGGAGACGGTCGAGTACCTCTCGCCGCTGCTGACGGTGATTCCGCTGCAGCTGCTCGCCTATCACATCGCCATCCTGCGCGGCTGCA